The Haloplanus salinarum genome includes a region encoding these proteins:
- a CDS encoding phytoene/squalene synthase family protein produces the protein MTDLESIRRSKAVQRHTGLTFHLATRLLPERVRHPTYVLYAFFRTADEVVDAPDPGPPAEQRHELERMRAAALGERETDDPVLAAVADLRARHGIAREEIDTFVDSMLMDVEKARYGTFAELETYLRGSSVAVGHMMLDVMDPAEAERARPHAAALGEAFQLTNFLRDVREDVREYDRIYLPEATLRAHGASHADVEALDPTDGVRAAIRAELRRTERRYHRGVDGIRYLPPDCQFPVLAAAVMYADQHRLVRERGCDVLSARPTLTLRRRLSLVARAWVRWQFESDPLRVFYRVTDLDPPADVDAGAVGRNAVPGPSRSDRPHRG, from the coding sequence ATGACCGACCTGGAATCCATCCGCCGGAGCAAGGCCGTCCAGCGCCACACGGGGCTGACCTTCCACCTCGCGACGCGGCTGTTGCCGGAGCGCGTCCGTCACCCGACGTACGTCCTGTACGCGTTCTTCCGGACCGCCGACGAGGTGGTCGACGCGCCCGATCCGGGCCCGCCGGCCGAACAGCGCCACGAACTCGAACGCATGCGGGCGGCCGCCCTCGGCGAGCGCGAGACGGACGACCCGGTGTTGGCGGCCGTCGCGGACCTCCGGGCGCGTCACGGTATCGCTCGCGAAGAGATCGACACGTTCGTCGACTCGATGCTGATGGACGTCGAGAAGGCCCGCTACGGGACCTTCGCGGAACTCGAGACGTATCTCCGTGGGTCGTCGGTCGCGGTCGGGCACATGATGCTCGACGTGATGGATCCCGCCGAGGCCGAGCGGGCGCGCCCACACGCCGCCGCCCTCGGCGAGGCCTTCCAGCTCACGAACTTCCTCCGTGACGTCCGCGAGGACGTCCGCGAGTACGACCGGATCTACCTCCCCGAGGCGACGCTCCGCGCCCACGGGGCGTCCCACGCGGACGTCGAGGCGCTCGACCCGACCGACGGCGTCCGCGCGGCGATCCGTGCGGAGCTTCGCCGGACCGAACGGCGCTACCACCGCGGCGTCGACGGCATTCGGTATCTCCCCCCGGACTGTCAGTTCCCGGTGCTGGCGGCCGCGGTGATGTACGCGGACCAACACCGCCTCGTCCGCGAGCGGGGGTGCGACGTGCTCTCGGCCCGGCCGACGTTGACGCTGCGGCGGCGGCTCTCGCTCGTCGCGCGGGCGTGGGTCCGCTGGCAGTTCGAGAGCGACCCCCTCCGGGTGTTCTACCGCGTGAC